A region of Drosophila mauritiana strain mau12 chromosome 3L, ASM438214v1, whole genome shotgun sequence DNA encodes the following proteins:
- the LOC117140864 gene encoding vitelline membrane protein Vm26Ab, which produces MKFFAVCFFAVVAVAAAKPGIVAPLAAAPLAYTAPAVVGSAAYVAPYASSYTAHSVAHSAAFPAAYTAAYTAPVAAAYTAPVAAAYTAPVAAAYAAPAAYTAAYTAPIARYAATPFAAPIAAPVAAAYTAPIAAAAPVLLKK; this is translated from the exons ATGAAATTC TTCGCCGTCTGCTTCTTCGCTGTTGTGGCCGTGGCTGCTGCCAAGCCCGGAATTGTGGCTCCTCTGGCCGCCGCTCCTCTGGCCTACACCGCTCCGGCTGTGGTGGGCAGTGCCGCCTACGTGGCTCCCTACGCCTCCAGCTACACCGCCCACTCGGTGGCCCACAGCGCCGCCTTCCCAGCTGCCTACACCGCCGCCTACACCGCTCCCGTTGCTGCCGCCTACACCGCTCCAGTGGCTGCCGCTTATACCGCTCCAGTTGCCGCTGCGTACGCCGCCCCAGCCGCCTATACCGCTGCCTACACCGCCCCCATTGCCCGTTATGCCGCCACCCCCTTCGCAGCGCCCATTGCCGCCCCCGTGGCTGCCGCCTACACCGCCCCCATCGCCGCCGCTGCCCCAGTTCTGCTGAAGAAGTAA
- the LOC117140671 gene encoding vitelline membrane protein Vm26Ab, translated as MFKFAAIFFAVVAVAAAKPGLVAPLAAAPLAYTAPAVVGSAAYVAPYASSYAAHSVAHSAAFPAAYAAPVAAAYTAPIAAPLAAAYTAPYTRFATPYAAAYTSPLAYSSPYVARPYVAAAAAPLLLKK; from the exons ATGTTCAAATTC GCTGCTATCTTCTTCGCTGTTGTGGCCGTGGCTGCCGCCAAGCCTGGACTTGTGGCTCCTCTGGCCGCCGCTCCTCTGGCCTACACCGCTCCGGCTGTGGTGGGCAGTGCCGCCTACGTGGCTCCCTACGCCTCCAGCTACGCCGCCCACTCGGTGGCCCACAGCGCCGCCTTCCCAGCTGCCTATGCTGCTCCAGTTGCCGCCGCCTATACCGCTCCCATCGCTGCTCCTCTGGCTGCCGCCTACACCGCTCCCTACACCCGATTTGCCACGCCCTACGCCGCCGCCTACACCTCGCCCCTGGCCTACAGCTCGCCCTATGTGGCCCGTCCCTATgtcgccgctgctgccgctccTCTGCTGCTGAAGAAGTGA
- the LOC117140124 gene encoding uncharacterized protein LOC117140124, which produces MDECNFMELMEEMAVQFTVNKKEHQLFVHDSHMISLTIQRQLVLDGAVFKDQLAELHKTASFVDKIYLDMPLNFEIFLPIRLPKPVVPTYDEKKRSVQFTRANYQHPFFFGNAVNVKCLNLLLQSELQRAISKLKTATSSSTGRTYDIKYSVLSLNDVPFVHQVVALDRDSNGKRFIRFDFILAVEFSGADLALPPYFKAPLSNRWIAYGRMTVDEDPNPAEWAVLVPKWQDASPGAALISLNCMVMLYRLMSAQQCYLFTLPGSIKLAFVMATEECGLDFQQISIADLTITTMFHQVFGNLYKAVAGNTIGDKTIKSRRLMAIRKQLLRARGIYAMLADAVLRNSISRNFVNAYFYYVDIPPPPECFYQSLVEVRNTDTKLKRKRAKGTPGQQDSGVEDTGHQWTGHQWRAK; this is translated from the exons ATGGATGAGTGCAACTTTATGGAACTCATGGAGGAGATGGCCGTGCAGTTTACGGTGAACAAGAAAGAACATCAGCTCTTCGTCCACGACTCACACATGATATCCCTGACCATTCAGCGGCAATTGGTCCTGGATGGTGCAGTGTTCAAGGACCAACTGGCAGAGCTCCACAAGACAG CCTCCTTTGTGGACAAAATCTACCTGGACATGCCGCTGAACTTTGAGATCTTCCTGCCCATCCGACTGCCGAAGCCAGTGGTTCCCACCTATGATGAGAAGAAACGCAGTGTGCAGTTCACCAGAGCCAACTACCAGCACCCATTCTTCTTCGGGAATGCGGTCAATGTCAAGTGCTTGAACCTGCTGCTGCAAAGCGAACTGCAGCGAGCCATTTCCAAACTCAAGACAGCAACATCCTCGAGCACGGGTCGGACGTACGACATCAAATACTCGGTGCTGAGCCTCAACGACGTGCCCTTCGTTCACCAAGTGGTTGCTCTGGACCGCGACAGCAACGGGAAGCGTTTCATCCGCTTCGACTTCATTCTGGCCGTGGAGTTCAGTGGCGCGGATTTGGCACTGCCACCTTACTTTAAAGCGCCGCTCAGTAACCGCTGGATTGCCTACGGTAGGATGACCGTTGACGAGGATCCTAATCCGGCGGAGTGGGCTGTGCTAGTGCCCAAGTGGCAGGACGCCTCTCCCGGTGCCGCCCTCATTTCCCTCAACTGCATGGTCATGCTGTACCGCCTGATGAGCGCTCAGCAGTGCTACCTCTTCACCCTGCCCGGCTCCATCAAGTTAGCCTTCGTCATGGCCACCGAGGAGTGCGGCCTGGACTTCCAGCAGATTAGCATCGCAGATTTGACCATTACA ACCATGTTCCACCAGGTGTTTGGCAATCTGTACAAGGCGGTGGCCGGGAACACCATCGGCGACAAGACCATCAAGAGCAGACGCTTGATGGCCATCCGGAAGCAGTTGCTGCGCGCCCGCGGCATCTACGCCATGCTGGCGGATGCAGTGCTGCGGAATTCGATCTCCAGGAATTTTGTGAACGCCTACTTCTACTACGTCGACATCCCACCGCCGCCGGAATGCTTCTATCAGTCCCTGGTCGAAGTCCGGAACACCGATACCAAATTGAAGAGGAAGAG AGCAAAAGGGACACCAGGACAACAGGACTCGGGCGTCGAGGACACAGGACACCAGTGGACAGGACACCAGTGGAGGGCCAAATAA
- the LOC117140363 gene encoding eukaryotic translation initiation factor 4E1 gives MVYTGYLSNGLQNAEDTEWLPYGDPNDWAHGLAAYDGLELMGGNEQEVQPSLNRVMKNIDYDLALKHPLEHTWTLWHLENDRTKRWAEMLVDVTSFNTVEDFFSVYYFVKPPSDLKIFNDYMVFKKNIRPMWEDDTNKNGGRWILLLDKASRTYIDKMWHDLILCMIGECFEHSDEICGVVINVRNKANKLSLWTKDSRNVEAILSIGRQIKDLLHLGIMEIQYQVHNDAMLNHGPNVHAIYKL, from the exons ATGGTGTACACCGGTTACTTAAGCAACGGATTGCAGAATGCTGAGGACACTG AATGGTTGCCGTATGGAGATCCCAATGACTGGGCACATGGTCTAGCGGCTTATGATGGTTTGGAGCTGATGGGCGGCAATGAGCAGGAGGTGCAGCCCTCTTTGAACCGGGTGATGAAAAACATCGACTACGACCTGGCCTTGAAGCATCCATTGGAGCATACCTGGACTTTGTGGCACTTGGAGAACGATCGTACCAAGCGCTGGGCCGAAATGCTCGTCGATGTGACCAGCTTCAACACCGTTGAGGACTTTTTCAG TGTGTACTACTTTGTGAAGCCGCCATCGGATCTGAAGATATTCAATGACTACATGGTGTTCAAGAAAAATATTCG aCCCATGTGGGAGGATGACACCAACAAGAACGGTGGTCGTTGGATACTGCTCCTGGACAAGGCCTCCAGGACCTATATAGATAAGATGTGGCACGATTTG ATTTTGTGCATGATTGGCGAGTGCTTCGAGCACTCGGACGAGATATGTGGAGTGGTCATCAATGTGCGCAACAAGGCTAATAAGCTAT CCCTTTGGACAAAGGACTCGCGCAATGTGGAGGCCATCCTGTCCATCGGCAGGCAGATAAAGGACCTGCTGCATCTGGGCATTATGGAGATCCAGTACCAGGTGCACAACGATGCCATGTTGAACCATGGACCCAATGTCCATGCCATCTACAAATTGTAG
- the LOC117140354 gene encoding uncharacterized protein LOC117140354 — MGAMLVKVLMFALWLVALSQAKPQLLVTTPVSYATGAGASWLAPSSAAYYPAYASYPAYAAYAYAPVYGAYATYPYYSYLGR; from the exons ATGGGAGCCATGTTGGTCAAGGTCTTGATG TTCGCATTGTGGCTCGTGGCCCTTAGTCAGGCGAAGCCCCAGCTGTTGGTCACGACGCCAGTGAGTTATGCCACCGGAGCGGGTGCCTCTTGGCTGGCTCCCTCCTCCGCCGCCTACTATCCGGCGTATGCCAGCTATCCGGCctacgcggcgtatgcgtatgCACCGGTTTATGgcgcatacgccacgtatCCCTACTACTCGTATCTAGGGCGGTGA
- the LOC117140044 gene encoding APOBEC1 complementation factor, whose amino-acid sequence MDFDSKYYKSQVNGTISIITRKVLDENLKSLLEEGEGELFLTCIPRNKSCSPEWIVEVASELGEVYILRYKIDFSGNSRGYAYLQYINVNLKESAMEYLPMRFRQLCLPLRVEPSTNNRELVLENVESSLRPWQVYQEMLKIHPFTILRVYEYQFDKFFYIFGYRNNDSAASAHQRVRNVIKKFGAHAHISWLTAESILKRGSDSSCFQQELSHNLTRRVPPRHRGCFKF is encoded by the exons ATGGATTTTGATAGCAAATACTACAAAAGTCAAGTAAATGGCACTATTTCCATAATTACGCGCAAAGTCCTTGATGAAAATCTGAAATCCTTATTGGAGGAGGGAGAGGGTGAG CTGTTCCTCACGTGCataccaaggaataaaagttGTTCTCCGGAATGGATTGTGGAAGTGGCCAGCGAACTGGGTGAAGTTTACATTCTGCGCTATAAGATCGATTTTTCGGGAAATTCTCGCGGCTACGCCTACTTGCAGTATATCAATGTGAACCTCAAGGAATCGGCAATGGAATA TCTGCCAATGCGATTCCGACAGCTTTGCCTGCCCTTAAGGGTGGAGCCATCGACCAACAACCGCGAGCTGGTGCTGGAAAATGTGGAATCGTCGCTTCGACCATGGCAGGTGTACCAGGAGATGTTGAAGATACATCCCTTCACCATCCTTCGAGTCTACGAGTATCAATTTGACAAGTTCTTCTATATATTTGGGTACCGCAACAACGACTCGGCCGCAAGTGCCCATCAGAGAGTAAGGAATGTGATCAAAAAGTTCGGCGCGCATGCGCACATCTCATGGTTGACTGCGGAGAGCATCTTGAAGAGAGGCAGCGATAGCTCATGTTTCCAACAGGAACTAAGCCACAATCTTACTCGACGCGTTCCTCCCAGACATAGGGGCTGTTTCAAGTTTTGA
- the LOC117141691 gene encoding uncharacterized protein LOC117141691, with amino-acid sequence MKDLSEELLDRHFKQQLASYKDADQARAKQSDRLIMASWMKVFEKAPFSEKLARNSLLLLMHGHLKDFGVLKEPFTDMRNCSRNLNAILDEYRGQPCKKLATGRSPTHLLKKCSTQILRPRKLEPIKEVSEHSEKEPKTSSFASIVTIIRKTNTRSSDSKDSLVSAKTSFESPNGADSNNVKERVELLEYELSRNKQHPSSSTFNRDQPDSGRTRSSTSLSQEITDQVNRRSSAVKNLRDCFEEMSERLKNVIDPKCAVPTKYNPKIPPPKPPKKIHQDVPAQRVRQPIGQCHSAPISCRDTTVQRLLIRREQLRVQCLAYYNSDGTMKDVMDMPDPSMDTRKDEQRVRGFIIGAYRALERLKRWRGKSKRLRFFQTCFQKFGLRNLWELQALDRRFERVALKWYRHKVMACQQNTWLIYRRSILAQKPSYDEDDLQQMRHQIELQEQLQRERIVHLAKIRELCRINCHGIVTQEVLGKMLDRLDDEQAQLDEDLKSLLRQKDQLFQ; translated from the coding sequence ATGAAGGATCTAAGCGAGGAGTTACTGGATCGTCATTTCAAGCAGCAGCTGGCCAGTTACAAGGATGCCGATCAGGCAAGGGCTAAGCAGTCGGATCGCCTCATCATGGCCAGCTGGATGAAGGTGTTCGAGAAGGCTCCGTTCAGCGAGAAGTTGGCCCGAAACAGCCTTTTGCTGCTCATGCATGGCCACCTGAAGGACTTTGGAGTGCTCAAGGAGCCGTTCACGGATATGCGTAACTGCAGTAGGAATCTGAATGCAATTTTGGATGAGTACAGGGGCCAGCCATGTAAGAAGTTGGCTACTGGCAGATCACCTACCCACCTGCTCAAGAAGTGCTCCACTCAAATTTTACGACCCAGGAAACTGGAACCCATCAAGGAGGTTTCCGAACACTCGGAAAAGGAGCCTAAGACCAGTAGTTTTGCCAGCATTGTGACGATAATTCGAAAAACGAATACGCGATCCTCTGACTCGAAGGACAGCCTAGTTTCTGCAAAGACTAGCTTCGAGTCCCCAAATGGGGCTGATAGTAACAATGTGAAGGAAAGAGTCGAACTATTAGAGTATGAGCTCTCGAGGAATAAGCAGCATCCATCGAGCTCCACATTCAATAGGGATCAACCTGACAGCGGAAGAACCCGTTCCTCCACTTCCTTATCCCAAGAGATCACAGATCAGGTCAACCGCCGATCAAGTGCTGTGAAAAATCTGAGGGATTGCTTTGAGGAAATGAGCGAACGTTTGAAAAACGTAATCGATCCGAAATGTGCCGTACCCACGAAATATAACCCGAAGATTCCGCCGCCAAAGCCACCAAAGAAGATTCACCAGGATGTGCCTGCCCAGCGAGTCCGGCAACCTATAGGCCAATGCCATTCTGCCCCCATTAGTTGCAGGGACACAACTGTTCAGAGATTGCTGATACGAAGAGAACAGCTGCGTGTCCAGTGCTTGGCGTACTACAACTCGGATGGCACGATGAAGGATGTGATGGACATGCCTGATCCCTCAATGGATACTAGAAAAGATGAACAGAGAGTCAGAGGCTTCATAATTGGTGCCTACAGAGCCTTGGAACGTCTGAAACGCTGGCGCGGAAAATCCAAACGTTTAAGATTTTTCCAAACCTGCTTCCAGAAATTTGGGCTTCGTAATTTGTGGGAACTACAGGCTCTGGATCGAAGATTCGAGAGGGTGGCGCTCAAGTGGTATCGCCACAAGGTGATGGCTTGTCAACAGAACACCTGGCTTATTTATCGCAGGAGCATCTTGGCCCAGAAGCCATCGTACGACGAGGACGATCTACAGCAGATGCGCCACCAGATTGAGCTGCAGGAGCAGTTGCAGCGGGAGCGAATAGTGCACCTGGCCAAGATCAGGGAGCTGTGCAGGATCAACTGTCACGGGATCGTCACCCAGGAAGTTCTTGGCAAGATGCTCGATCGCCTGGACGATGAACAAGCCCAGCTGGACGAGGATCTGAAGTCACTGCTGCGTCAGAAGGACCAACTGTTCCAGTGA